The genomic DNA TTCTTGAAGAGCACTGCGTATCCGGTAGGCGTCTCTGGATCGATGCTAGAGATATGGCGAGAACATGGGTGGCATCTTATTGACATATAAAGCCACGATCTGGAGGATAACTTGGATGAAACAATGAACGAGTGCAACTGTAAAGTAGAGTGTCGTAAGACGAGATGAACTAAGACGGTCCCACTATGCGTATATAGTGTTCAGTATGCTAGTCTCAAGCCCGATGTGATGAGTTCGTACCACAAAACGAAGAGATTGGGGGAGAGGAACGTAGTTCCATAATTGTTTCACGCGCATGGCTGGTCAGGTTATTCGAAGGGAAACCAATATAATGGCCACTTGGGCACGAGATAAGTGCCGACGCTAGGACGGTCCAGCCGTGGGGCTAAAAGCAAAAGAAGGaaagagaaagaaagaaagaatacaaagagaaaaaaaataGAGAGAGCGAGGGGAGTGAGGAAGGAACAAAGAGGTTATAATTACGCTCCGGCGTTGTTAACTCAGCGTCAAATGATTTGATCGCAGATCATTCCATTCCCCTTCCGCCGGGTCGCCAAAGCTACCGTTGACCTGAAAATCCTGCAAATACACTTGAATGAGCTAATCCGGTAATTCATTCATCTATTACTCGTGTGGAGCGTCATTCAGTTCCACCTCGCTTCTCCGGCACCGGCCATGAGACTAAGTTTCAGCTTAACCTTTCTGGCGCTTATTATTACATTTTGCCACCCAACCGACCAACCACATCCACTATGCCAGCCATGTGAGTCATGAGCACTTCCCGGAACTTCTGATTCACGCCATTGCTATAGCAAAGACAAATATGCTATCCATTCCAAGGCTGTCGTATGTTTAGACGCTGATCTCAAGGGAGATGTTACTATTGGTTCAGGTCCGTCaaggtcttcctcccctcTTCTTGAAACCATAATATGACAGTAATATTGCTGTAGGCACAGTTGTTCACCCCAAGGCCACCATATTCGCAATGGCAGGCCCGATCATTATCGGTGCGGGCTGTATTATCGAAGAGGCTGTTATCATAGTCAATAGGTTTGTTCTTGCCAATCGTTTATGGTAGATTGATAGAGCTGCTTCTTCAAGGCGTAAGGAAACCATGAGAATCGGAGATTCGAACCTACTCGAGATTGGTTGTCGTACGTATCTTTCGCGCGTCTTGTTCACTTTTTGCGTGTTCGATTGACCTTTCCTCCCTGGGTTTAGGCATCGAATGCCCTTCTATAGGAGATATGAACACTGTTGGTGCACGCTCTCGACTTCATCATACTGTCCGACTGGGAAACTACTGCGTGATAGGAGCGGGATGCATGGTTGTACCTTCCGAGGACGACGTATTGGATGACTTTACCGTTGTCTATGGACCGACGGCCGAACGACGCACCTGGAGCGGACGGGGGAAAATCCAGGAGGCCGACTTGCGCCAAAAGCACGTCGAGTATTTGCGAGAGATGTTGCCCAAGTTCAACAGATTAAGGCGCACTGACAATGCATAACactttttctttccttttcATTTATATAACCGCGCAGCTAATGTATAATATTTGTTGCTGATGTATCCATGCACGGGTATCCAAGTTGCCGTCACTGTCATAAAAGGCACAAAGAAAACTAAAAACAGCCAATGATGGGAGCTacaaaacagtcaaacaggaTCAGAAAAGAAAGGATAGACGAGATTCTATAATAACAAGTACCGCAACTCCTACAACACAAAATCTTACTACTAAAAATACCCTCTCAGAATCGCATGCTTTGCTGCTCCATATCATGGCGAGCCTTGGTAATCGCTGCATGCATTTCTTTCATCTCATTCGCGAGTTTCACTCCGAACCTCTGCAGAATATCTCTCTGCCAAGAGTCATACTTGGCATTGACACGAGCCTGGACTTGCTCATAATCAATCACACACACGCCAAAGCTGCGTTGAGTGTCCGAGTTGTCGAATGTTTGTCGTGTACGCTTGATTTCGGTCAAGAGCTGCTGCCAGTTGGCGAGCGAGTCTCCAAGTCGCGTAAAGACATATTCGGCTTCGAGATCCCAGAGGGATTGGAATTGAAGCCATTTGGCGACGTACTCCTTGACTTGTTGCACCTTGGTCTCGACGAGGTCGAATGGCCGAACCAGGGTCGATTCGTTCAGGCGAGTCAACTATCATCTAATTAGGATAATACCGTTGGCGAAAAGTCAAAACATACCAAGCCGGTGTAGGTAGTGTCAACTACCATTGCTCCCTGCATCTGTAGCCCAATCTCATATCGCGAGCTCTGAATCCTGCGTAAACCACAGACCACACCTAGTTTTATACGATTTAGCGAGCATTCTGATACTGAGCGACACGAGCCCCGACGCACCCAACCAGGAGTGCAACTGTCGTATCCAGATGCCACGCGCATACTCAATGGGTGGGTCTAAGAAAATAACCTGGTTCTGAATGCGAATCTCGTGGACGATCGGCTTGAGTGTCAAGTTGCCCTCGATAGCCTTTCCCATACATCAGTAAACGCATATAACCTAAAGCGGATACAGTCAGACCTTTTCATCTTTCGCCGTTCTGCCCGCTTCTTCATGGTAGCATCCGAATGACACCCACTTCACGTCTGGGCTCGTCCTCTTCGGTGCGATCAAATTCAGTGCACCAGAGTTGGATAATGTGTGTCAACCGAACGAGTAACAGGGCTTCAATCTTGGCATCAAGCTCAGCAACCCAATTGTCGAGGTTTGCGTAGCCTTCAAGGTTTAGTTGGTCGATCTGTCAATTAACAAACCTCAGCGCGAGTGGACGACGTATGTGTGTTCAATACTTGCCGCTGCCTGAATTTTGGCAATAAGCTCCGAGAATGCCTCCGTTGTAAACGGACAAGTCGCGAGGTCATCTACGTGACGGGTGATATCTTTGTACACGTCGATGAGCGAGTTGGTTTTGTCCTAGAATAGTGGCTGTCAATACCCCTCATCTCATTCAATGGGAACTAAAGAACGCACTTGCAAAATTGATACGGCACTAGCAAACTCCGGACATAGACAATGTGCTTGTTCTCTCGCCCATCAAGTCCAGTACCATGGAATCTGTGTGAGTCGTATGTGTTAACGAAAAAGTCCCAGCGCAGTGCCATTCCTATCAATCCAGGTTAACATGTGTTAATGTTAATTGCCAGGTCCAGACATACCACGAGTGATCATCCTCTGAACTTCATTCCTGTATTCAGCAACCAACATCTCGATCCCCTTGTTGGCTTCCACGAGATCCAGAGTCTGGGCATACGTCCGCACGGTCTCCATCAAGCTCACGGCATGTGGGTATACACGCTTCGCATCCTTGGCTAGATTGCTTGTTGTATGCGGCACCTGGAAACCCAACCACAACAAATTCCGGACCTCCTTGAACAGTGTAATAATTTGAGGATCGAAATTGACAGTGAGCTGGAACCCCCCTCCACGAAGACGGATGATTTCAAACAGTCGACCGTTGATGTTCATATCGCGGCGATTAATATCATGCAGCCAAGCTTCATATACCGGTCTAGTATCGAGCTTTTTACGAAACGAGGTTGACTCGGCTTGAAGCTTCTGGCCCTCGGCATAGAGTTCCCAACTCTTTCCCAAGACGTCTTGTACGCGAGTCATGTAAGTATTGAGCTGTCTTTCAATTTGTCGCGCCCAGATAATGGCACCCGCGATAGGCGGAAGGTCTCGCATTTGAGACATATGGTATGTGTCAGAGTAGCGGTATTGAGTTTTGAACTAGATGCGGGTAATTAGATAGAGTCAACGCATAAAAGGCAAAAATACCTTGTCATGAAGTCGTTTAATGTCCTCCTTTACGGATTCGATCAATTGCGTTTGGTATTCTTGGATGGCACCCCGAATCTACGTATCAAAGTTGATTTATGCTCGCTTCAAGGGTCGGCATTCGTACCTTTGGGCGCACAAAGAGCGCGTTAAATTTCGAAAATACACGGAACATTTCGTTCGCATTGCGCGCCGTCCCGAGTCGGTCGCGCAGCCGGGAAATGATCTGATTTTCGACACGCGCCACACGTTCGTTGTACGCATTCTCGGCGGTGACCCAAATTTCAGTACCCTCTGCACACCAACGATAAATCCTCCCTCTAAGAAACGAACCAATGAATCTTACCAGTTGAGACATCCAAAACATCAATCCCTTTCACAATCTCATACGCTTCCTTGACTTCCTCCTCCATATCCATCCCACCAACGTCTTTGCCGATCCCTCCAAGCCCCTTGGTAGGCCCGGTCATTACAGCAAGCTGCTCGTGTTGCTTCCTCCAATCCCTTAGATATCGCGTGCGTTCCATGAGCTTGGCATGGGCTGGCTGCACCTTGATCGGGATGAATTTCTCGGAGCGACGACGTGTTACCTCGCGCGCAACATTAGTGAATTCCTTGATCAGGTCGTCCCAAGCACGGAAGATTTCTTGAGTCTGTTTGAGCAACCTATCAAATGTTTCGTATGGTGCATAGGTAAGACGATGAGATGTAAGGACACGGAGGAGTTGGTCGTTAAAGTCACGGGAGATGGCTTCTACGAGTGGGAGAGCACGTCGGATGGGATAAGGACTTTATGCATGTAGGTTAGTGAATGCGAGAAACGTACATAGGGAAATACACTCACGAAAGACGCAGCTTCCTGTTGATGTGTCCAAAAACCTGGTAAAGTGCATCATGAATCTTATCCAAGTCCGTTGCGGATAATAGTTCGTTCAGAGGGAACTCCTTCATCAGTTGGTTATACTTGTGCACGATATCTGTGGCCTCCTTCAACCCTGTATCCGCAATGAAACTGACAGTTGCTCGGAAACGTTTCGCGTTGCGAAGGCATTCCATAACAAGCTGAACCTCATCACCACGGAGCTGCGTCTCGATCCCTTCTAGAGCACGTTCGAGACTCAACCAAAAGTTGATTTCTTGCGATGCAGTACCCGAAGAAACGTCACGCGTGAGTTTTGTAACACCTTGGATAGACTTGATCCAGGTATTTACGTGAGCCTGGAGTGTATTAAGGAATGAACTGTCGCTGAGAGTACTACCAGGAATAAGATCGATGTGCACAGGTGTGTTGGTCGCGTGTGCCTATACATTTGTCAATGCATCCGTATCCCGTATCGCGCGCTTTACGTACATGGTCGACGGCTTTTTGAATGCTTGGGTGAATAATGAGATGAGTTTCAGGAATTTCGACATTCTGTTGGAGATGCAACAGAGATAGTTCAAGCTCTGCAAACTTCTTCTTGGTCACGGGTATTCCTATACAATGCTCAATTTAGCCACGGCGTAAAACGGATTCAATTACTTGAGCCTACCCATTTTCCCATCTCCATCCTTGCCACTACCACGTGCTCCAACGAACGCATCGAACCAAGGCTTAACGGCTTGGCTCACTACTGCATGCAAACTCTCATAGGGAGTCTCATCCCCACCAAAAAGATTCAGGATATGCAACTGTGGTGCAAGGGGAAGCAAGGTATCCAGGGTGGGCGTGCGCTTAATAAGTGCTAGCGTAGTTACGTTGCTCGAATTGTATTGCAGTTGTTGTGTGAGCGTGTAGGAATATGTCGGGGTTGCATCCTCTGTAAACTATATGTCCAGCATATCTTCTCATCTCTGGCGTCGTACCTCACCTTCAGGTTCTCCCGCTCGGGTTTTAACAATATAAATGGCTTCGACACCTTCTGCAGCAAAGCGCGTCAATTTTTCATCAAATTCAGAGTCGAATAGTGTGGCTTCAATTTCGTCTACTGTAGCACCAATTACGGGTGGAAGCAAGGCAAGCAGATAAGTACGAAACTGGGCAGGATCAAAAGACGATGCAGGGGCGGGAGGGATCGGTAAAGCCGCGTCTGAGTTAAGCACTGGCGTTCCATTTGTTCCGTTTGTATAGAGTTCAGGCGTGTCGAGCCCCGACGCCATCTTGCCTGCCTTTGTCGCGGTCGTCGTCTGAGGGCTCTGTGTCGGGATACCATGTGACCAATATCCCTAATTGTCATTTATAATTATCGCAAATTGTCTCAATTGGGGTTACACGTTACGGAGTAGAACTCTAAGATCGCGGCGTGTATACACAATTATATGACAAGGCATATCCTGAGCCAAATCGTTTAAATAGTGTATTTATGACTCGGGTGACCAGGTCTTTTTAATGAAAAATGTTTAATTGGGTTTACACTAGACTACTACATGGGTCGCTTATACAGCCTATCGGGTCCCGACTTTGACTATAGCTCACCATACCCCCTCAGGCACAGAAAGTGATCGCCAGGTTCACCTGCATTTCATTCGTCAGTACCTTCCATCACTTTAGCCACCGCATACACTTACGTCGTTGGCCTGGCACTGTCGCTGCGACTGGTAGTCCGTCGGAGTGCAGAACGCACCGCCAGGACAGCATCCCGCCGACTTGCCTGTCAACCCGGGTCACCCCACAGTCAGTATCTCACATACACATCGCGAGCCCGACTCATATCCAGCAGCACAACCACTGCGCACTGGCACTCACAGTTATTACCCGTTCCGTCGCACCCATTGTAGTACCCGAACCCAGTCGTCACCGAAACTTGTGCGGCGGGATCAGCGACACGTCCGTGCTAGACCCGCAGCCGGCGCACGTCGGGTTCTTCAGCGTCGTCTCGAGCAGCGAGCAGTTCTCGCCGTTGAACCCGCATGCTCCGGTCTGGAGGTATGCGATGGCGGCGACGAGCGGGCCGTTGCTGACGTAGTCGCCGCCGGTCGACAGCACGCGACCGCCTTGGATCAAGGTCGGCTGTCGGCAGAATAGAATGAGGGAGAACGAGGAGGAGAAGAACGGATAAGAAAGTAATTAGAAGGGTGCGGGAAGTGTGGATGGATGGATGGGGCTTACAGTACCGTATCCGCATCGGTTGTCAAAGTGGACGACGTGACGCTCTGCCTGGACGCCGACGGAAGCGACGAGGGCGACGGCGAGAGTGGAGAAGAGAGTGGAGAAGCTGCATAGTATTGGAATAAGAGTGAAGAGTGGCAACAGTGGCTGGAGTGAGTAGACTGTGAGTGATGATGAGTAGAGTCCCTCGTCCGCTTAGCTTTTATAATAATAATCGTTATACTGTATTCCGAGTTGTGAACATCTGCTACAACGGCCGCCGTGAGCTCTCCCTATCTCCCTTGTGCGTGATAAACGCAAGCGACGTTACAGAGGATTAGAATAAATCCCAGGCCTATCAAACCACAGCTCGGCTAGCCACGCCTAGAGAACCGGATCAATTtccacgcatacatcaaggaATATACGCCTCGGCGGGGTTCTCGGGTTCGAGGCGTCGGTGGTCGAGCCGAGGGCGAATTGAAAGCTCTTCGATCCATGACACTACCTGGAGTTATTTTGGGGAGTCGAGCTCTTGGCGTCCGAGGTAGACCGAGACATCCGAGCTGAGTTGAGTACCACCGCCCCGCGCCCACTCGGAGAAGTTCACGTGGCTGAACCGGTACTAGTACACTATTGATTAAGAGCTGTAAGCGAGTTGTTTAGTTTGATGAGTCGGTCACTTGCTGTACTCATGCACTGTCGCTTGAGCGTATCACCCTGGATTTGTATGAAGATAAGAAAAGAACGATGAACCCTCTCAGACTAAAATATACTAGATAATTATTATAAAAGCTAAGCGGACGAGGGACTCTACTCATCATCACTCACAGTCTACTCACTCCAGCCACTTTTACCACTCTTCACTCTTATTCTACTACTATGTACAGCTTCTCCACCCTCTTCTCCACTCTCGCCGTCGCCCTCGTCGCTTCCGTCGGCGTCCAAGCGGAGCGTCACGTCGTCCACTTTGACAACCGATGCGGATACGGTACCGTAAGTCCCATCCGTCCATCCATACACCTGACACCCTTCTAATTACTTTCCTATccattcttcttctcctcgtTCTCCTTCATTCCATCCGACCGACAGCCGACCTTGATCCAAGGCGGTCGCGTGCTGTCCACCGGCGGCGACTACGTCAGCAACGGCCCGCTCGTCGCCGCCATCGCATACCTCCAGACCGGAGCATGCGGGTTCAACGGCGAGAACTGCTCGCTGCTCGAGACGACGCTGAAGAACCCGACGTGCGCCGGCTGCGGGTCTAGCACGGACGTGTCGCTGATCCCGCCGCACAAGTTCTCGGTGACGACTGGGTTCGGGTACTACAATGGGTGCGACGGAACGGTAATAACTGTGAGTGCCGGTGTGCAGTGGTTGTGCTGCTGGATATGAGTCGGGCTCGCGATGTGTGTGTGAGGTACTGACTGGTGACCCGGGTTACAGGCAAGTCGGCGGGATGCTGCCTGGCGGTGCGTTCTGCACTCCGACGGACTACCAGTCGCAGCGACAGTGCCAGGCCAACGACGTAAGTGTATGCGGTGTATGATGGAAGGTACTGACGAATGAGATACAGGTGAACCTGGCATCACTTTCTGCGCCTGAGGGGTATGAACCAGTCGGTGGAGCAGGATAGCTATTGTATAAGCGGCCCATGTAGTAGTCTAGTGTAACTCAAATTAAATGATATTCATCCATCGGAAATTAAACCAACGTGAGAGTTCTGACCGACTGGAAAGCTACTTAGACTTCTGGTAAATCTTATTCTCACTATTCAAACTGTGACCAATTCTCACGGGAGGGTTATGAGAGATACTGTAGCTATATATAGTTGTGTATCTTCACATGCATGTAGAAAGTGACAAAGAAGTACGCCACCAAGCGTGGCGAACCCTATAGCACGCACTCATATAATGTTTGCTTAAGGGCACAAACGAGTTCTCATTATATTGTGAATACAATTATCGAGCCAAAATTCTGAATTCGCAGTTTGCGTCTAAAACCGTCTGATgattagtcagcagatcAGCCTGCTCGCGATCTGTTCAGAGGCGTGTGGTGATTGCAAGTAGATAGAACCATTCTCAAATGAAAATGTCAAGACTTTTGCGACTCCAGATATAGGCGTTTAGATCCGTGAATCCGGGCTTCTACACTGTATGTACATACATGGTGCTACTACTAAACACGCACTTTTAATGATCTTGCGAGGTAGCCATTTAAAGCCTCCTTAATGAATTTACTAGTCCAGCCATTACAAGCGCTGTTCTTTGACGCCTGTAATGAGCAACGGTCTCAGTTGTAAATAAGATTAGGATCTGAGGGATATCACTTCTGGTGCTTTTTCTAAACAGCTTATCGTATCGGCCGCGCGAAATGAATAGAGGCAATTACGATTCTCTACTCGACATTTTGCATACATCATGCATTTACTCACGCTGAAAAGTTGAAGGGGGTTAGAGTTTAGAAAACTTATGGTACGAGTTGGAGCGATAGGGGCTACGATTGCCGACGCGGGCAGACCTTTCTCCGCTAGGACATGCACATGACCTGGATCATAGGGGGGGCCATGGTCACTATCGAAACGGGCTGAGAGTAGTACAGAGGTGGCAGGGCAAGCTACGAGCTCAGGCATGGGCCCCCTCCTCCGGCCGCATAGATGCCCGAGGCTCCGGCAAAGCAAAGTCCGGAGGTGGGTTGTACTCGGCTTGTCCTCCGCGTATCCGGAAGCGAAAAAAGATATTCTTGGCTATATTGGGGGCTACATAAGGCAGCTTAGCCTTATACGTGATGTTTCGGTTAGAATTGGGGTCGAGGGCGAGTCGTTATGACATTCTCTCGTCACCAGAGGGAGACGCGTTGTCAGGGGTTTGGGGGCCAAGGTTGTTGGGTGGTTGTGTATTGTAGTGGGTGTAAAGATGCTTGAGGCGCGGGCGTAGGTTGATCGATGGTGGTTCATAGGTCAAAAGTGGTCGCATATACCCATATACTGCACGGTATGCTTCGCCGAGTGAGAACGAATGTGAGTGGACCGGGGCGCTTAGCTCAGGGGCGTGTACACGTGACGGGTGAAGATGGAAGGGCGCTTGGGAGGAGCGGTATGAAGTGTTGCAGTGCCAGTGCAATGAGGCCAGTGGTTACCTGAGAATCCTTCCGTTTGCTCCTTGACGAATAGAGCGTGTTTGCGAGAGCTGAATAGGACTCGCCAGCGCAGGAATGTCTCGCAGCCAGCAGCGGGGTGGCGAGGGGGGAACGAGCACGAGTGGACCGCCGCCAGCATCGAGCAGCCGGTACCATCGGTCCTCGATACGATCACAGAAGGGACCGGGCCTAGGCTCGTCATCGACTCGAGTGCAAGTAGTTGGAGAACGCGGATATGATTCGGAGATACCCAGAGAACTTGGGGGCCTGCCCTCTCTGGCTGCTGGTTA from Rhizoctonia solani chromosome 16, complete sequence includes the following:
- a CDS encoding dynein heavy chain, cytoplasmic — its product is MASGLDTPELYTNGTNGTPVLNSDAALPIPPAPASSFDPAQFRTYLLALLPPVIGATVDEIEATLFDSEFDEKLTRFAAEGVEAIYIVKTRAGEPEEDATPTYSYTLTQQLQYNSSNVTTLALIKRTPTLDTLLPLAPQLHILNLFGGDETPYESLHAVVSQAVKPWFDAFVGARGSGKDGDGKMGIPVTKKKFAELELSLLHLQQNVEIPETHLIIHPSIQKAVDHAHATNTPVHIDLIPGSTLSDSSFLNTLQAHVNTWIKSIQGVTKLTRDVSSGTASQEINFWLSLERALEGIETQLRGDEVQLVMECLRNAKRFRATVSFIADTGLKEATDIVHKYNQLMKEFPLNELLSATDLDKIHDALYQVFGHINRKLRLSPYPIRRALPLVEAISRDFNDQLLRVLTSHRLTYAPYETFDRLLKQTQEIFRAWDDLIKEFTNVAREVTRRRSEKFIPIKVQPAHAKLMERTRYLRDWRKQHEQLAVMTGPTKGLGGIGKDVGGMDMEEEVKEAYEIVKGIDVLDVSTEGTEIWVTAENAYNERVARVENQIISRLRDRLGTARNANEMFRVFSKFNALFVRPKIRGAIQEYQTQLIESVKEDIKRLHDKFKTQYRYSDTYHMSQMRDLPPIAGAIIWARQIERQLNTYMTRVQDVLGKSWELYAEGQKLQAESTSFRKKLDTRPVYEAWLHDINRRDMNINGRLFEIIRLRGGGFQLTVNFDPQIITLFKEVRNLLWLGFQVPHTTSNLAKDAKRVYPHAVSLMETVRTYAQTLDLVEANKGIEMLVAEYRNEVQRMITRGMALRWDFFVNTYDSHRFHGYANLDNWVAELDAKIEALLLVRLTHIIQLWCTEFDRTEEDEPRREAIEGNLTLKPIVHEIRIQNQVIFLDPPIEYARGIWIRQLHSWLGVVCGLRRIQSSRYEIGLQMQGAMVVDTTYTGLLTRLNESTLVRPFDLVETKVQQVKEYVAKWLQFQSLWDLEAEYVFTRLGDSLANWQQLLTEIKRTRQTFDNSDTQRSFGVCVIDYEQVQARVNAKYDSWQRDILQRFGVKLANEMKEMHAAITKARHDMEQQSMRF
- a CDS encoding dynactin subunit 5, translated to MPAIKDKYAIHSKAVVCLDADLKGDVTIGSGTVVHPKATIFAMAGPIIIGAGCIIEEAVIIVNRRKETMRIGDSNLLEIGCRIECPSIGDMNTVGARSRLHHTVRLGNYCVIGAGCMVVPSEDDVLDDFTVVYGPTAERRTWSGRGKIQEADLRQKHVEYLREMLPKFNRLRRTDNA
- a CDS encoding glycopeptide protein; the protein is MYSFSTLFSTLAVALVASVGVQAERHVVHFDNRCGYGTPTLIQGGRVLSTGGDYVSNGPLVAAIAYLQTGACGFNGENCSLLETTLKNPTCAGCGSSTDVSLIPPHKFSVTTGFGYYNGQVGGMLPGGAFCTPTDYQSQRQCQANDVNLASLSAPEGYEPVGGAG